The proteins below are encoded in one region of Penicillium psychrofluorescens genome assembly, chromosome: 4:
- a CDS encoding uncharacterized protein (ID:PFLUO_005817-T1.cds;~source:funannotate) — MDLGLLFTYGVAICIVYGAYHGLGIGQTIWVLPQERRLRIALSNWVLEKFWPSAQVCLKVPIVLFLRHLLGSVDRFGQCATAVIVLIVFWGLTAVMGNTFQCWPVQYFWIKHIPGY, encoded by the exons ATGGACCTCGGGCTCCTCTTCACCTACGGAGTGGCGATCTGTATTGTGTACG GCGCATATCACGGCCTGGGCATTGGCCAGACAATTTGGGTCTTGCCCCAAGAGCGGCGACTGCGCATTGCACTA TCCAACTGGGTTCTGGAAAAGTTCTGGCCCTCCGCCCAGGTCTGTTTGAAGGTGCCCATCGTCCTCTTTCTCCGCCACCTGTTGGGATCGGTCGACCGATTCGGCCAATGCGCAACTGCCGTCATCGTCTTGATCGTTTTCTGGGGATTGACCGCGGTGATGGGCAACACCTTCCAGTGCTGGCCGGTGCAGTATTTTTGGATCAAGCACATCCCTGGATATTAA
- a CDS encoding uncharacterized protein (ID:PFLUO_005818-T1.cds;~source:funannotate), with protein sequence MRFNSLATLLAALSLLAPTRAINIVSSNDDGWAEANIRALFQSLTAAGHSVVVSAPAENQSGTGSSQKAPTKLTKPCEFNSCPAGSPAVGYNASQPRLNYVNSYPVTAMKHGISHRSLQFFGGALPDLAVAGPNVGYNIGLEVFFSGTVGAATYAANDAGIPAIAFSGSTGSQTAWNDSSSLPNYSDVYAALATNLTDHLIAAGKPYLPSDVWLNVNFPSVSASQCSSPEDVAFVLSRIHIAVPFITPDDVTTCGTSRLPSEIAVSLTSGCYASVSVGVSSTKEDANSTVQAIALKKLSKILTCLPS encoded by the exons ATGCGCTTTAACTCGCTGGCTACTCTTTTGGCCGCTCTGTCCCTCCTAGCGCCCACCCGCGCCATTAATATCGTCTCCTCCAACGATGATGGCTGGGCCGAAGCCAATATCCGGGCGCTTTTCCAGTCATTGACAGCAGCCGGACACTCAGTCGTGGTCTCGGCACCTGCCGAGAACCAAAGCGGAACAG GATCCTCCCAGAAGGCTCCCACCAAGCTCACCAAGCCCTGCGAATTCAACAGCTGCCCTGCCGGCAGTCCCGCGGTCGGATACAACGCCTCTCAACCTCGCTTAAACTATGTCAACTCATACCCAGTCACTGCCATGAAACACGGCATCAGTCACCGTTCGCTTCAGTTCTTCGGCGGTGCACTCCCGGATCTAGCAGTAGCGGGGCCCAACGTGG GATATAACATTGGCCTTGAAGTCTTTTTTTCGGGGACAGTAGGGGCGGCCACTTACGCCGCCAACGACGCTGGTATCCCGGCTATCGCCTTCTCCGGGTCAACTGGAAGCCAGACGGCGTGGAACGACTCTTCATCGCTACCGAATTACAGTGATGTCTATGCTGCGCTAGCAACCAACCTGACCGACCACTTGATTGCAGCAGGGAAACCCTATCTGCCGTCGGATGTATGGCTCAATGTTAACTTTCCTTCTGTGTCCGCTTCACAATGCTCCAGTCCAGAGGACGTCGCCTTCGTCCTGTCGCGCATCCACATAGCCGTACCATTCATCACACCAGATGACGTGACGACATGTGGCACTTCGCGGTTGCCTAGTGAAATCGCCGTGTCACTGACATCTGGTTGCTATGCGAGCGTGTCTGTTGGAGTGTCTAGTACCAAAGAAGATGCCAATTCCACTGTACAGGCTATCGCGCTCAAGAAGCTCAGCAAGATTCTTACATGCCTGCCGTCATAG
- a CDS encoding uncharacterized protein (ID:PFLUO_005819-T1.cds;~source:funannotate) has protein sequence MAPIFRAEQIGSLMRPPKLLAVREAAGVTAPYSQIPKEIHESTKAAIAMAVARQLELGVRPIMSGEYDRVVFYSGFFENLAGIEVIKAVPVPEGYRTSFPTVRILQELGISTRDSIMAVDRIRHTHSPYLSEWHALRSLLPPEQWCECKLTMPPVTHGHMQMAAGTAYLPSVYKDDREYFTDLAAAYAAEFRVLYDAGLRSIQIDDPCLLFFVTDEFRSGCEADGVDPDALLDLYIWAHNQCLAGKPGDLRVGLHLCRGNMAGSTHIMSGSYERIAKKMFSELEYDTYYLEYDTDRAGDFEPLRHLPIGKNVVLGVVSTKSPDMENIDDLIARVNAAARIIAQGQGRSTAEVIDTSLGVSPQCGFSSMSAGGGRGFTMDRMWEKLLLVKQLAERIWGTQ, from the exons ATGGCCCCCATCTTTCGTGCCGAGCAAATTGGCTCTCTCATGCGGCCTCCCAAGCTCTTAGCTGTGCGAGAAGCCGCTGGTGTGACAGCCCCGTACTCGCAAATCCCCAAAGAAATTCATGAATCAACCAAGGCTGCGATCGCTATGGCTGTGGCCAGGCAATTGGAGCTTGGTGTTCGCCCAATTATGTCAGGCGAATATGACCGCGTTGTGTTCTACTCCGGCTTTTTTGAGAACCTCGCCGGGATCGAGGTTATCAAAGCTGTACCAGTTCCTGAGGGTTATCGGACCAGTTTTCCCACAGTCAGGATCCTCCAGGAGCTTGGAATCTCTACTCGTGATTCGATTATGGCTGTGGACCGTATACGCCACACACATAGCCCTTACCTTTCAGAATGGCATGCTCTCCGAAGCCTCCTTCCACCGGAGCAGTGGTGCGAATGCAAACTGACAATGCCGCCTGTCACCCATGGCCAT ATGCAAATGGCTGCAGGTACTGCCTATCTCCCATCGGTCTATAAGGACGACCGCGAGTACTTCACCGATCTTGCAGCCGCGTATGCAGCCGAGTTTCGTGTGCTTTATGATGCGGGGTTGCGTTCAATTCAGATCGATGACCCATGTCTTTTATTCTTCGTGACAGATGAGTTCCGGTCAGGCTGTGAGGCAGATGGAGTTGATCCGGACGCATTGCTTGATCTATACATTTGGGCGCACAACCAATGTCTGGCGGGAAAGCCAGGTGATCTGCGTGTTGGCCTGCATCTGTGTCGTGGTAACATGGCAGGATCAACACATATCATGAGCGGGTCATACGAGCGGATCGCGAAAAAAATGTTTTCGGAACTCGAATACGATACCTATTATCTTGAGTACGATACTGATCGCGCTGGTGATTTTGAACCACTTCGTCATTTACCTATCGGGAAGAATGTGGTGTTGGGTGTCGTGTCAACCAAGTCACCAGACATGGAAAATATCGATGATCTCATTGCCAGGGTGAACGCTGCAGCGAGAATCATTGCCCAAGGGCAGGGTCGCAGCACCGCAGAGGTCATTGATACCTCTCTAGGTGTCAGTCCCCAATGTGGATTTTCTAGCATGAGTGCAGGCGGAGGGCGTGGGTTTACGATGGATCGGATGTGGGAGAAACTGTTGCTAGTCAAGCAATTGGCTGAACGCATCTGGGGAACCCAGTGA